CCTTCAAATAGGCGCGCAGCAGATTCATTAACGAATCGACAATGCCGCTATGCACCTGGTCCTTGCTAAGAATGAGACTGCATTTAATCGAATTAAGCGTATTGATCAAAAAATGCGGCCGAATCTGCATAAACAGGGCTTCCAGCTCCATGACCCTTTTTTGCTCCTGCTCCTGTTCAATGTTCGTAATCAGCACTTCAATCTCGTCAAGCATCTGATTAAAAGAATGCCCAAGCTCCGCAATATCGTCCCTGCCCTTTACTTCAAGCCGCATATCGCGGTTCCCCAAAGCGAATTGGCGGGCAACCCGCTGCAGCTTCTGAATCGGATTATGCAGTTTCCTCGCGAACAATAGCGAGATGACCGAAAATACCACCGTAAACACCAGCACCAATCCGATTCCGATGTAAAAGGCACGCGAGATCTGGCCAAAAAGCGAATCCTCCGACGTCTCGTAAGCGAGCTTCCAGTCGGTTTTGTCCAGCGTCAGCTGGGTCCGGTATACCGAATCCGAAGAATCGCTTGACTGCAGCTGGACATTCGGACTGCCCGCAATCCGGTTGCCTGTCCCGTCGAACAACGCAATCTGACCGAATTCAACCCGCTCCAGCAGCTTTTCGAAGTAGGAGCCTTCAATTCCGACAAGCAAAACAGCCGTATAAGGCTTGCCGCCCCCGTCGCCTATAACTCTCGCAAGATAATATGTGCCGTCTTCACCCGGACTGTCATGAAGGAGTCCAAGATACTGCAGAACAACCGGCTTCGAGGCATTAACGTTCTTAAGGAGCGGTGCCAGCTTGCCGTTGATCGCGGCCAAATTCTCCGAATCCGGCGACAGGATAAAGTTCGCCCGGTTGACCAGATACATATGAATGCTATTGTTCAGCGGTTTGGATGTAATCAGCGAGAAGCTGTCTTTTATCCGGATAAAACGGGTGTAGTCGGTATACGTATTCAGCCTGCTTGTATCCGCGAACAGATTAAGGGATGCCCGCAGCTCGGAATCGTTTACGATATAATGCGAGGCAAAAGTCACGTCGTCTATCGTCCGGTCGATCTCCCCGACTATAACGTTCAGCATGCTGTTGTTGCTGATCTGAAACTTCTCTATCATGTTCTGCTTTAATAGCGTATATGAAATAACCGAAACGGCGAGGATCGGAAAAATAATAAACAAGAGAAAGGACAACTGGATTCTTCGGTAGTAGGTTAATCTCGTCATGGCTGCGCGCGCCTCTTTCCCCATACGATATATCCTCATTGTAGCAGTATCGGTATAACGGGAACATCCCCAAGGATTGGTTAGTCCCGATCCCGGTTCCTTTCATACCAATAGCCGCCGATTCCTCTATCAAGCCGGAGCAATGCTTCCAGATAAAAATAGTCTCCCCAGATCATATAATCATCCGGCGCCAGCCCGCCCCGCACATGATAAGAGCCATGCTTCAGCAGACCTTCCTCATCCCCGCCGCCATTAGTCGAATATTTAGAAACCAGCGCCTCCATTGTATACTGCAGACCGTCACGCAAATCTTCAAACGCAACATCCTTCGGATCCAAATGCGATAATAGCTCCAGCAGTCCGGCTGCCGCAATCGCGGAGGCCGAGCTGTCCCGGTACTTCCGCTGCTCCTCCGGCAGGTGGAAATCCCAATATGCAACGCCGTCCGCCGGCAGATGCTTTAAGAAATAGACTGCCATCCGCTTCGAGGTTTCGAGAAACAGCGGATCGCGCGTATAGCGATAGGACAATGCAAAGCCATAGATGCCCCATGCCTGTCCGCGCGTCCAGGCCGAGCCGTTGCCGAAGCCTTGATGCGTCGCGCCGCCAACCGGTTCACCGGTCTGCCGGTCGAAGAAAAACGTATGATAAGAGCTGTCGTCGCCTCTTACCAGATACCGTCTGCTTTTCTCCGCCTGGGCTTTGGCCGCTTCCTTATAGACCGGGTTGCCCGTCTGTTCAGAGGCCCAATACAGAAGAGGCAAGTTAAGCAGGCAATCGATAATAATTCTTCCGCCTTCCACCGGATCCCCTTCCGCTCCCCAAGCCTGAAAATAACCTCCCTCCTTGCGCCAGCGCTTCATCATGACGTCCGCCGCCGCAAGAGCCAGCTCCTTCGCCGATTCACTGCCGTCAACGATCCATTCCGCCTTTGCGGATAGAGAATACAGAAAGCCGATATCATGATGGTCCAGCACCACGTTGTCCTTCAGTCTCCGGCGGAAGCTTGCCGTTATTTTTCTTGCCGCCTCTCTTAATCTTTCGTCACCCGAATATTCATACCCGAGCCATAACAGTCCGCTCCAAAATCCGTTGGTCCAGTCATTGTTCTCTATTAGCGTATAACGGCTGCCTTCCCCTACATGTGGGTAAGAATCTCCGAATCTATCAATATTTCTCGCAATCGTGGCGATTGCCCCTTCAATTGCCGTCTTCCACATGTCTATTCGCCCCTTGCCTTGCGATTTTTCACTATCGTAATCGAATGCCGGAGCCTTAGGAGTGACAACTTTTGCCTCGAGTGTGTAAAATTTTGACCTTTTTCGCAAATGTTCGACCCAAAAATCACTCCGCATGAACCAGTCATATTCCCTGTAAGCGCTTATAAATATATTAGAGTCGGCTGGAGACTGTCATCCGTCTTGACCGGCTGAAGGGAGGGATGAAACGGGTTTCATGTTTCTTGTGCAACCGAAAGAAAGAAAACCAAGATGAGCGGAGGCTGTTGGAGAATGAGTCAAATTCGCGTATTATCCAAGCTTATGGTATGTATTGCGCTGCTGTTGGCCTTAACGGTTACCGCGATGCCGAAGGTAACGAATGCGGCCAGCGTTGCGATTACGAACGGACCGGTA
This region of Paenibacillus sp. JDR-2 genomic DNA includes:
- a CDS encoding glycoside hydrolase family 88 protein; the encoded protein is MWKTAIEGAIATIARNIDRFGDSYPHVGEGSRYTLIENNDWTNGFWSGLLWLGYEYSGDERLREAARKITASFRRRLKDNVVLDHHDIGFLYSLSAKAEWIVDGSESAKELALAAADVMMKRWRKEGGYFQAWGAEGDPVEGGRIIIDCLLNLPLLYWASEQTGNPVYKEAAKAQAEKSRRYLVRGDDSSYHTFFFDRQTGEPVGGATHQGFGNGSAWTRGQAWGIYGFALSYRYTRDPLFLETSKRMAVYFLKHLPADGVAYWDFHLPEEQRKYRDSSASAIAAAGLLELLSHLDPKDVAFEDLRDGLQYTMEALVSKYSTNGGGDEEGLLKHGSYHVRGGLAPDDYMIWGDYFYLEALLRLDRGIGGYWYERNRDRD
- a CDS encoding cache domain-containing sensor histidine kinase, whose translation is MGKEARAAMTRLTYYRRIQLSFLLFIIFPILAVSVISYTLLKQNMIEKFQISNNSMLNVIVGEIDRTIDDVTFASHYIVNDSELRASLNLFADTSRLNTYTDYTRFIRIKDSFSLITSKPLNNSIHMYLVNRANFILSPDSENLAAINGKLAPLLKNVNASKPVVLQYLGLLHDSPGEDGTYYLARVIGDGGGKPYTAVLLVGIEGSYFEKLLERVEFGQIALFDGTGNRIAGSPNVQLQSSDSSDSVYRTQLTLDKTDWKLAYETSEDSLFGQISRAFYIGIGLVLVFTVVFSVISLLFARKLHNPIQKLQRVARQFALGNRDMRLEVKGRDDIAELGHSFNQMLDEIEVLITNIEQEQEQKRVMELEALFMQIRPHFLINTLNSIKCSLILSKDQVHSGIVDSLMNLLRAYLKVNTPSSLEEECRLLGYYVDIMKVRSEMPLSLEARIEPELKGFVVPKLVLQPIVENAIVHGLDEKDELHIVVHAYREQGRIYMAIEDDGCGMEEEQLVWLNRRINVSSDMDPDAEEYAPYERVGLLNVIQRLKLTYGSAEMKLRSNAAGGITVILAIPIPSPIPSVQEVSHV